A genomic stretch from Candidatus Nitrotoga arctica includes:
- a CDS encoding amidohydrolase, translating into MRSFKPSKLLVGLLLGLAGAAQAQQPSALEEQAYSRAAAVEPKLIKWRRDIHQHPELSEQETRTSKLVADHLRKLGMEVHTGIARTGVVGILTGGKPGPTVALRADMDALPVKEPGTLPFASKARGMYQGKEVDVMHACGHDAHTAMLMATAEVLAGMREKLPGKVMFIFQPAEEGSSLVMPGQNKLWGAQQMLKEGMFDKLKPDAVFAVHVMPGRSGELSWRTGATTASSDDLHITITGKQGHGGMPWNTIDPVVTAAQVLTGLQTVVSRRTNLTQSPAVVTVGMIQGGSAPNIVPAQVQMAGTIRTYDEKVRAQVGRDVKLSAEKIAESAGAKAEVSVVPAYGTTMNDEKLAAQMAPVLDRAASGKVATSPLVGASEDFSFFASQVPGLYFFLGVTPDGQDPATAAPNHNPNFFVDESALVVGTRALSGVTIQFLETGKKGG; encoded by the coding sequence ATGCGATCATTCAAACCTTCAAAGTTGCTGGTCGGCCTGCTGCTAGGCCTCGCCGGTGCCGCTCAAGCCCAACAACCCAGCGCACTTGAGGAGCAGGCTTACAGCCGCGCTGCCGCTGTGGAACCGAAGCTGATTAAATGGCGCCGCGATATTCACCAACATCCAGAATTGAGCGAACAGGAAACGCGCACCTCCAAACTGGTGGCTGACCACCTGCGCAAGCTCGGCATGGAGGTTCACACTGGTATCGCTCGCACCGGCGTGGTGGGCATACTCACGGGTGGCAAGCCTGGGCCTACCGTGGCACTACGCGCCGACATGGACGCGCTGCCGGTCAAGGAACCGGGAACCCTGCCGTTCGCCTCTAAAGCTCGCGGCATGTATCAGGGCAAAGAAGTGGACGTTATGCACGCCTGCGGTCACGATGCTCACACCGCCATGCTGATGGCCACCGCTGAAGTACTGGCTGGTATGCGCGAGAAACTGCCTGGCAAGGTGATGTTCATCTTCCAGCCGGCGGAAGAGGGATCGAGTCTGGTCATGCCAGGCCAGAACAAACTTTGGGGTGCGCAACAGATGCTGAAAGAGGGAATGTTCGACAAACTCAAACCCGATGCCGTGTTTGCTGTACATGTCATGCCTGGGCGCTCAGGTGAGCTTAGCTGGCGCACCGGCGCGACCACTGCTAGCAGCGATGACCTGCATATCACCATCACCGGCAAGCAGGGCCATGGCGGCATGCCTTGGAACACCATCGACCCGGTAGTGACTGCAGCCCAAGTGCTCACCGGCCTGCAGACTGTGGTGAGCCGCCGGACCAATCTGACGCAGTCGCCAGCGGTGGTCACTGTCGGCATGATCCAGGGCGGCAGCGCCCCCAACATTGTCCCGGCTCAAGTACAAATGGCAGGCACCATTCGTACCTACGACGAGAAGGTCCGAGCGCAGGTCGGCCGCGACGTGAAACTCAGCGCCGAGAAGATCGCCGAAAGCGCGGGGGCCAAGGCTGAGGTTTCGGTGGTGCCGGCTTACGGCACCACGATGAACGACGAAAAGCTCGCGGCGCAAATGGCTCCCGTGCTTGACCGGGCGGCCTCGGGCAAGGTGGCTACTAGCCCGCTGGTCGGTGCCTCCGAGGACTTCTCCTTCTTCGCCAGTCAAGTGCCCGGCCTATACTTCTTCCTTGGCGTAACTCCAGATGGCCAAGACCCGGCGACCGCCGCGCCTAACCATAATCCGAATTTCTTTGTGGATGAAAGCGCGCTAGTCGTCGGAACACGGGCGCTGTCAGGGGTGACTATCCAGTTTCTGGAGACAGGGAAGAAGGGTGGATAG
- a CDS encoding LysR family transcriptional regulator: MDLDAIAVFVKVVESGSLSNAARLLNMPKTTVSAKLAALEKRLGVNLIHRTTRKLHVTEAGEKYFHHCANAVREVELGEAALLSSQGKPTGVLKVTAPVDIGHMVLPRITRAYLAKYPEITIELLISNRVTDLVGEGVDLAIRAGMLKDSSMIAKRFIDLRANLWASPAYIQGFGKFTHPKELVKASFVGRKGVDVLQLTNGKSEVDVPVVSRILADDLETIKALTILGEGISWLPDFLSADAVEAGTLVPVLPQWKSMGAGAFYFVYPSRKYASPKVQAFIQTAMDVVSSGVSK, from the coding sequence ATGGATCTCGATGCAATTGCTGTATTCGTGAAAGTCGTGGAATCAGGTAGTCTTTCCAATGCGGCAAGACTGCTGAACATGCCCAAGACGACGGTCAGCGCTAAGCTTGCCGCGCTGGAAAAACGACTGGGGGTGAACCTGATCCACCGCACCACTCGTAAATTGCATGTGACGGAAGCTGGTGAGAAATACTTTCATCATTGCGCGAATGCCGTTCGGGAAGTAGAACTCGGGGAGGCTGCCCTGCTATCGTCGCAAGGCAAGCCGACTGGCGTACTCAAAGTCACCGCCCCTGTCGATATAGGGCATATGGTGCTTCCTCGCATTACGCGTGCCTATCTGGCGAAGTATCCTGAGATCACCATTGAGTTGCTGATTTCAAACCGGGTAACCGATCTGGTCGGAGAAGGCGTTGATTTAGCTATCCGTGCCGGCATGCTGAAAGACTCGTCAATGATCGCGAAACGCTTTATTGACTTGCGCGCCAATCTTTGGGCTTCCCCGGCCTATATCCAAGGATTCGGCAAGTTCACTCATCCCAAGGAATTGGTCAAGGCGTCGTTCGTCGGGCGTAAGGGAGTCGACGTACTGCAGCTCACGAACGGCAAGTCAGAAGTAGATGTACCGGTCGTCAGCCGCATCCTAGCCGACGATCTCGAAACCATCAAAGCACTGACCATTCTTGGCGAAGGAATCAGCTGGCTGCCTGACTTCCTGTCCGCAGATGCGGTAGAAGCCGGCACGCTTGTACCCGTTCTTCCGCAATGGAAATCGATGGGGGCAGGCGCGTTCTATTTCGTCTACCCGAGCCGAAAATATGCATCGCCCAAGGTGCAGGCATTCATCCAAACGGCGATGGATGTCGTTTCGTCAGGCGTATCCAAGTGA
- a CDS encoding NADPH-dependent F420 reductase — protein MKQKIAIIGTGNVGSALKKGLTRAGYEVRSTKKDQVVADASWADVIMLAVPFGAIQDVASELKTAADGKTVVDVTNALTPDMQLAIGFTTSGAEELQKTLPRAHVVKSFNTVFAQHMSEGSVAGQQLSVFAAGDDEAARKAVLELGKAIGFDAIDGGPLQNARSLEALGYFNIQLGYVLGNGTNIGFKLVH, from the coding sequence ATGAAACAGAAAATAGCTATCATCGGAACTGGAAACGTCGGCAGCGCCCTCAAAAAGGGCCTTACACGAGCTGGATATGAAGTTCGATCCACCAAGAAAGATCAAGTCGTTGCGGACGCTTCCTGGGCCGATGTCATCATGCTTGCAGTCCCATTTGGTGCGATCCAGGATGTGGCGAGCGAGTTGAAAACGGCAGCTGACGGCAAAACTGTCGTAGACGTGACCAATGCGCTAACGCCAGATATGCAGCTTGCTATCGGATTTACGACGAGCGGCGCCGAGGAACTGCAAAAAACGCTTCCACGCGCGCATGTGGTCAAGAGCTTCAATACCGTCTTTGCTCAGCACATGAGCGAAGGATCAGTTGCAGGGCAACAGCTAAGCGTGTTCGCCGCGGGGGATGACGAAGCGGCACGCAAGGCGGTACTTGAATTGGGTAAAGCGATCGGTTTTGACGCGATTGATGGTGGGCCATTGCAAAACGCCCGGAGCTTGGAAGCACTCGGCTACTTCAATATCCAACTTGGCTATGTGCTCGGCAACGGGACGAACATCGGCTTCAAGCTGGTGCATTGA
- a CDS encoding DoxX family protein: MKLEQKFINTWSPRLLAVLRIVTGLLFLEHGTAKLLGLPHVAMFDGLQLLSLMGLAGVLELGGGLLIVLGLFTRPVAFILSGMMAVAYFMAHAPQAFLPLVNQGELAVLYCFVFLYLFIAGPGAFSIDSAHKST, encoded by the coding sequence ATGAAACTCGAACAGAAATTTATTAATACGTGGTCTCCACGTCTATTGGCCGTGTTACGCATTGTGACAGGTCTCCTTTTTCTCGAGCATGGAACCGCCAAGCTTCTAGGTTTGCCGCACGTCGCCATGTTTGACGGATTGCAGCTGCTTTCCCTTATGGGACTGGCAGGAGTATTAGAACTGGGCGGAGGTTTGCTGATTGTTCTGGGGCTATTTACGAGGCCGGTTGCTTTCATTTTATCTGGCATGATGGCGGTGGCCTATTTCATGGCCCATGCCCCGCAAGCGTTTTTGCCGCTTGTGAATCAAGGCGAACTTGCGGTGCTGTATTGCTTCGTTTTCCTCTACCTGTTCATTGCTGGCCCTGGCGCGTTTAGCATTGATTCAGCGCACAAAAGTACATAG